Genomic DNA from Triticum dicoccoides isolate Atlit2015 ecotype Zavitan unplaced genomic scaffold, WEW_v2.0 scaffold220421, whole genome shotgun sequence:
CATACCTCTTATATTTAGAGGCCTAAGGTACATGTTCCAGAGCATGTTGTCAACTTTCTAGAGATACATCCACAACTTCGACATTAATAAGCACACTTGTAACTACTCAGTAATTTTGTGAAGCATACGCGGATTTATACTGGAAACCATTAATTTTATGTTTGAACTTTATCCTCTGAATAATATTTATCTTTTCATTAACTGCATTTTTTAAATTGAATTGAATTACTTATTGTTATTTTTTCCAAATTTTTATTGTTTGAACTATTTATATCCTTGATTGATCTATGTGTGTAGGAATGAACGCTACGTTGTCACCTTATTAATTGCTCCAAGTTCAGTGCACCCCACAGCGGTTGTTGGTTTTTGTACTCTGCTTGACTAGCTTATAAGCAACCGATCGAGCTTGTGATGATAAACTAAGCTGGTTCAGAAGAACAATTGCAACGCAGAGCTCCAGCGGTTTTATTATATGTGTGTATTTTTTGCTAATGTAAAATGCGCAATTTCTATGTAAATTGTGTGTAATTtttgttattttttattttctttcttcataACGGGTAATACCAACGCCACAAATTCATTCTTCCTTGGGAAACTTCATATTTTGTTTCCTTTATTTCtgttcatttatttttatttttgccttgtgTCTTAACAGGTATTGGGTCAATTTCTGTTATGTTTCAAACCATGCCCATGTATTTAGTAGGCTTCTGTTTGGTGGTTGCAAAGGGTCGAGTGCTCCTCTAGAAAATTTACTGGCCCAAATAATTGCAAGCCGATTTTGATTTTGCTGCACTGAGAAAAGTGGACGTGCCCAAATTATTTTTTCAGCCAACTTGTCCCTAGCCGGTCCCTTATATTTTCCACTTTTTCTTTTTTGAGCGGTCACAGAAAGTTCATAAAACATATAACCAAGACCCAGAGACTACCTTGTACAGTATGTTTATAAGAATGAAAGCTACGTTGTCGCCTAACTAATTGCTCCAAGTTCAGTGCACCCCACAGCGGTTGTCGTTTCAAGTACTCTGCCTGGCTAGCTTATAAGCAACCGATCGAGTTTGTGATGATAAactaagctggttcaggagaacaaTTGCGCCGCATAGCTCCTGAAAGTGCTGTGCTAGACATTAACTTCCCATGGCAGATCCCGTCATGCTAGAGACGCCTCCGACGGCATGGTTTCTATTCCTCTTCCCGCTCTTCCTCTCGTTTGTGTTTTATTACTGGTTCACTTGGAAGACAGGAAAAAGGCAACAGCTTGCAGGCAGACTCCCGCCATCACCACCGGCGCTGCCCATCATCGGCCACCTGCACCTCCTCGGCTCGCTCCCGCACGTCTCGCTCCGCAGCCTCGCCAGGAAGCATGGCCCTGACGTGATGCTCCTCCATCTCGGCGCCGTGCCGACACTCGTCGTATCGTCGCCGCGTGCCGCAGAGGCCGTGCTGCGCACGCACGACCATGTCTTCGCGTCACGGCCACACTCCATGGTCACCGACATCCTCATGTACGGCTCGTCCAACATCGGCTTTGCGCCATATGGCCAAGGCTGGCGGCAGGCAAGGAAGCTCCTCACCAACCACATGCTGAGCGTTAGAAAGGTGCAGTCTTTCCGCAGCGCCATCATGGAGGAGGTAAGTTTCAATGACTTTCTAGTTTTCGCCACACCACATTTGATAGAATTA
This window encodes:
- the LOC119345269 gene encoding indole-2-monooxygenase-like encodes the protein MADPVMLETPPTAWFLFLFPLFLSFVFYYWFTWKTGKRQQLAGRLPPSPPALPIIGHLHLLGSLPHVSLRSLARKHGPDVMLLHLGAVPTLVVSSPRAAEAVLRTHDHVFASRPHSMVTDILMYGSSNIGFAPYGQGWRQARKLLTNHMLSVRKVQSFRSAIMEEVSFNDFLVFATPHLIELFLISRRETHYEDIKLKNA